A single genomic interval of Musa acuminata AAA Group cultivar baxijiao chromosome BXJ3-4, Cavendish_Baxijiao_AAA, whole genome shotgun sequence harbors:
- the LOC135635920 gene encoding O-fucosyltransferase 30-like, protein MSRWRRRSPRNKPLFFLSVALLVLFALFLAFCLSSTADVLRSLLPSSSGTLDAARSTQCGFSLRGERFLWFAPHSGFSNQVSELKNAILFAAILNRTLIVPPVLDHHAVVLGSCPKFRVSSPTELRTAVWDHIMELVRDRRYVSMGDIIDLSVVTSSMVRTVDFRIFASAWCGLNMEQACSGGLCCAISGIKSAVGNFDQCRSLLSGLQGNNNQCTYAVEDDCRTTVWTYLQDNDETLDSFQAGKELLKKKKISYVRKRRSISKALGPGSKAAMSPILAFGTLFSAPYRGSESYIDIREVPGDPRIQSLLKKMEFIPFAPEILAAGKEFSLNKIKKPFLCAQLRLLDGQFKNHWKTTFSTLEQKLKSLELKPNQRILSDPINIFLMTDLPSVNWTGTYLADLAKDSTYQLYSMEEKSELVMEAAKRLMASENGIRSSVLPRNYEGSRKKKACNQVLLPDILLYIEESVCSCASLGFVGTAGSTIAENIELMRKKNTCKL, encoded by the exons ATGAGTCGATGGCGGAGGAGAAGCCCAAGAAACAagcccctcttcttcctctctgttGCCCTTCTCGTCCTCTTCGCCCTCTTCCTCGCCTTTTGCCTCTCCTCCACCGCCGATGTCCTCCGCTCCTTGCTCCCTTCGTCCTCCGGAACCCTCGACGCTGCTCGATCCACCCAATGCGGCTTCTCCCTCCGCGGCGAGCGATTTCTCTGGTTCGCCCCACACAGCGGGTTCAGCAACCAGGTCTCCGAGCTCAAGAACGCCATCCTCTTCGCCGCCATCTTGAACCGCACCCTGATCGTGCCCCCCGTGCTCGACCACCATGCCGTCGTCCTGGGTAGTTGCCCCAAGTTTAGGGTCTCCAGCCCCACCGAGCTCCGGACGGCAGTGTGGGATCACATCATGGAGCTCGTTCGAGATCGGAG GTATGTATCAATGGGAGACATAATTGATCTGTCTGTGGTGACATCATCTATGGTTAGAACAGTTGATTTTAGGATATTTGCTTCAGCTTGGTGTGGGTTAAACATGGAGCAAGCTTGCTCTGGTGGCTTATGTTGTGCCATTTCTGGCATAAAATCTGCTGTGGGAAATTTTGATCAGTGCAGATCATTGCTATCTGGCTTGCAGGGTAATAATAACCAGTGTACATATGCTGTAGAAGATGATTGTAGGACAACTGTGTGGACATACCTTCAGGACAATGATGAAACGTTGGACTCGTTTCAGGCCGGCAAAGAGTTgctgaaaaagaagaaaatttcataTGTTAGAAAACGTAGAAGTATCAGTAAAGCTCTTGGGCCTGGATCAAAAGCTGCAATGTCCCCGATCCTGGCTTTTGGAACGCTCTTTTCAGCACCTTACAGAGGTTCTGAGTCGTATATTGATATTCGTGAAGTGCCAGGAGACCCACGAATACAATCTTTGCTCAAGAAAATGGAATTTATTCCTTTTGCCCCAGAAATCCTGGCTGCAGGGAAGGAGTTTTCTCTGAACAAAATTAAAAAGCCTTTTCTCTGTGCTCAGCTTAGGTTGTTAGATGGGCAATTTAAGAACCATTGGAAGACTACATTTTCAACTCTGGAGCAGAAGTTGAAGTCCCTAGAACTGAAACCAAATCAAAGGATACTAAGTGATCCTAttaatatttttctcatgacagaTCTTCCTTCTGTAAACTGGACTGGTACTTACCTGGCGGACCTTGCAAAAGATTCAACATATCAACTATATTCCATGGAAGAAAAATCTGAATTGGTCATGGAGGCAGCCAAGAGACTAATGGCATCAGAAAATGGTATCAGGTCTAGTGTCCTTCCAAGAAATTATGAAGGATCACGGAAGAAGAAAGCTTGTAACCAAGTGTTATTACCAGATattcttttgtatatagaagAATCAGTTTGCAGCTGTGCATCACTGGGGTTTGTGGGGACTGCTGGGTCGACAATAGCGGAAAACATAGAGCTGATGAGGAAGAAGAACACCTGCAAGTTGTAG